The Phlebotomus papatasi isolate M1 chromosome 3, Ppap_2.1, whole genome shotgun sequence genomic sequence aAGTAGCGCTgtagtttgttgcattttttcagCCATCCTGTATTATAAATATTGGTCAAATTagatttccatcattttccactaagtcgcttCTCATGACCATATCAcattataagattaatattaagcccgtcaaatcattattctacctgccgattttactcggaggtttttttgaattttaacggtatattctagtacattcagagaaaatctgcagattctcggcagaatttctccctagaaaatctgcataacctccattacttcacaaaaatattgttgatttatgaagaaactgtagaagttataaagaaaattgtatgctcagcttaacaagcattaccgagtacacattttagataagtaaaaaaactgcgagcaaaaatactaatttcttaaaaatcgccaatcgaatgacacaaaaacacgaaattttggtcgacactctgtttaaagttttcacttcacttttctctacttgtaacacggcgtcgcagaattctttattttatataaacaccgtgatatcactaagaataactctatagaattttgcaaacttcagtgaaaaatttttccatctcttctgacacatcttgtctggaaagtctggaatgtagaaaaaatctacagaatatctacagaaattcgtcagagattcgtcagaaaatctgccgaaatattctgacgaattttgtcccaagcccaaataaaattcgcaagaatatctacagaatttatctgcagatattctgtagaggtgtagattttctctaaagaaatcttaaagatatctgcagatattatttgacgggatacgaacagtaatatcttactcatcgtattaatccactagagtgtactctttctaacacacgtgatattccatttgaaattgtgcATATTATATACCACTCTTTCCGACTTttcttattattaatattaatcttatatgtgacaccacggtcagcttaagtcgtaagtgtgtctaggcgtctagggcataaggcttacACGGAGCCTTACAAATCAATCACCATCGCTTACATGTAAGCTTTACTTTCGCTGCTGGGAAATAAGAGCCATCTAGCGGGAATTTTACCGCGCCAGTTTTTTGTTTGACATCAAATTCTTTTTGCGAAATCTCGTGTAATTCCTTTAATTTCTCACCAAAAAAGATGAATTTCTGCCCTAGAACTATTGTAAATGGTGCTACTATGCGCCTAAATTCGGGAAAACCCGTGAGTATTACTGTAAAAGTGGAAAATTACGGTGGGGGATCAATGGTGATGCAGGGCATTGCAACTGATGATGCCAGGATAACAATCAATTTGCGAGCCCCTCTGGACAAGAATATCATCAATCAGTGGATTGAGGTGATTGGGACACCCACCCGGCCAGATGCCATCAACGCTAGTGAggtaaaattgcgaaaaatacgAAGAAAATTTGGGGTTGTACTTACCTAACCTCACTTTTATCTGACCAGGTGATTGTGCTCCCTGAAGGTGGTGAAGAATTGGACAAAAAATCCCACAACATGATGATTCAGTTCCTCACAAATGCTCCCAATGTTCTAACCATCCGTTGATTGtatcttatttttaataaacttgatccaaaatttgaaattcttctttttttctcgcGGGACTCTAGAATTGTCTCATGTAATTCGTCCAGGAACGGGCAATGTCAACATGGCATGGTGTTAGCTCAGCATCAGCAATGACACCAAGTCGAATGTGCTGACCAAACTTCTGCAGGGTCAGGGAGAGCGATGTATTGGCCATGGGTGGTCGAAAGTAAATCATATCGATCACTGGATGTCCCCAGAGAGTTCTATATCTCCTCGCGGTATTCTCCACGGTATCTGTGATTGTGATGCAGAATTTCTTTGAGAGATAGTTTGTCAGGAGTTTGATCCAAGCCCAGGTGAAGACATTCGTCATCACTGTCCTCCTTGTTTCAAATCCCGTAATTGTGTACAGAGCAATATTTGTTCTTCTGGCTTCCTGAAGAGTTTTCCTCATGATTGCCAAATGTTCCTTCCCGCCATTTCCCAGTGGCAAGGAGAGGCAAATCACCCCGTCAACTCCGTAAGATCTCGACATTCTCCCCATTAGGCAATCCTGATGGACACTTCTGGCAGAAACATCGACAGTTTCTGGCACAGGAACATCTCCAAAGTCCTCAAGGGCATCTCTAATGGAAGCTGCTAGCATTGTCAGGGAAATTTCAGTTTCGGAAGCCCCCGATCTCTTGGCACAATCCTTCACTTGTTCCTTCTCCACAATCTCTGACCAGGAAATGACTTTCCGCCCACAAATTGTGACAGTCTTGATCCCATGGCTATTCCCGCGTCCTCCAGCAATTAGACTCTCATAGAGACACTTTGGGGCCACAATGATCAATCTAAAAGCTTCGAGGATCTCCCTCAATGCCCCATAAACCAAAGGAGTGAACTCAAATAGGAACCCAATAATCGTATTCGGATATCCGCAATGTCCCAGGAACAGGCAACACCTGATAGCCATGCATTCCCTGATGATTGCACACGGAATGATAACAATAGCCTGCCCAATCACCCAGAAAAATCCTCTAACAATCCTCCTGGTAATCGACACCGGATCCACAGCATCCAGAATACAATCTCCCACAATTTCCCACGACAGATTCCTCCTCCTCACCTCCCGCCTCACGAGACTCATAAAGTACTTGAACTTCTCCGACGGATGTGCCCGGATGGCATGATACCCTCGCCAGAAATCACTGACTACACAAACTCCCGCAATCAGAATGAGAGACAGCAGCTGTGACAATTCCTTCACTTTCTTCTTCAATCCATCCGGAGACTCAAGCGGATCATGCCGATAGATAAACTCATTCCATCGATTCGTAATGGCCACGGTGATGCGCGAATAGAGTTCCAGGATACTATTTGGAGACTCAATGAGATTGCTAAAAGGCAGGAATTGACTCTCTTCGTCGACTTTCTCCTCAGCCAGAACAGCTGGCTTCCCACTTTCCACCAGAAGGAGATCGCAGATGCGCAAATTGGGCATGTCCGAGAGCAGAAGATGATGGAATCTCAGGAGGATGTAGTAGTGATCCATGACGAGAACAGGATTTTCCGAGGAACTTGAATGGGATCTCTGTGGCTGATAAATTGGCACGATTATTATCTGCCAAGGGGGAAGGTTGAGGGGAAGGAACTTGGAT encodes the following:
- the LOC129806862 gene encoding uncharacterized protein LOC129806862 — protein: MNFCPRTIVNGATMRLNSGKPVSITVKVENYGGGSMVMQGIATDDARITINLRAPLDKNIINQWIEVIGTPTRPDAINASEVIVLPEGGEELDKKSHNMMIQFLTNAPNVLTIR
- the LOC129806852 gene encoding uncharacterized protein LOC129806852 → MGIYSVCKSLWIFCVTCCLLPVILIWYPFVSVVRRIWLLLLKWQYPELAFSPTNTVRSIADTARNPGILHIVLQVEGEAWNADAMKTKMFEHVLERRNKDTSLAFPFMKCTLHNKWGHYAWANASRDFDIDNHVIFSQEGYRGRPVTDANVQMYLSEQTSKFLPLNLPPWQIIIVPIYQPQRSHSSSSENPVLVMDHYYILLRFHHLLLSDMPNLRICDLLLVESGKPAVLAEEKVDEESQFLPFSNLIESPNSILELYSRITVAITNRWNEFIYRHDPLESPDGLKKKVKELSQLLSLILIAGVCVVSDFWRGYHAIRAHPSEKFKYFMSLVRREVRRRNLSWEIVGDCILDAVDPVSITRRIVRGFFWVIGQAIVIIPCAIIRECMAIRCCLFLGHCGYPNTIIGFLFEFTPLVYGALREILEAFRLIIVAPKCLYESLIAGGRGNSHGIKTVTICGRKVISWSEIVEKEQVKDCAKRSGASETEISLTMLAASIRDALEDFGDVPVPETVDVSARSVHQDCLMGRMSRSYGVDGVICLSLPLGNGGKEHLAIMRKTLQEARRTNIALYTITGFETRRTVMTNVFTWAWIKLLTNYLSKKFCITITDTVENTARRYRTLWGHPVIDMIYFRPPMANTSLSLTLQKFGQHIRLGVIADAELTPCHVDIARSWTNYMRQF